The following proteins are co-located in the Spartobacteria bacterium genome:
- a CDS encoding transposase → MRRKRIKRTSLAYYHCMSRIVGQSMLLGEEEKRHMCRLIRQVEGFTGVHVLTYAVMTNHIHLLLEEPERGGAKKLSEEQLIARLEFLYSEDEVAEICGRWRAWASEGLTDLLREDKQRYLIRMHDISEFMKQVKQRFSCWYNRQNERYGTLWDRRFKSVLVEDGAALRTMAAYIEMNPVRAGLVDDPKGYRFCGLGEAMGGSDAARRGIRVLASGIESLDNSVRAKEKIDDWENASNVYWERILMYDELRKNPCFAMLDRDMIPDKLRRRMKISDFERLQCRSRFFSDGQIFGSQEFVEEHFVNNRDCFGEDRKTGARKIRGGWNGIYTLRDLGHWC, encoded by the coding sequence ATGAGAAGAAAACGAATCAAACGCACCTCCTTGGCCTATTACCATTGCATGTCCCGCATTGTCGGGCAAAGCATGTTGCTTGGTGAGGAGGAAAAACGTCACATGTGTCGGTTGATCCGGCAGGTCGAGGGGTTTACGGGTGTTCACGTTCTCACCTATGCCGTTATGACAAACCACATTCATTTGCTGCTGGAAGAGCCGGAGCGGGGTGGTGCGAAGAAGCTGTCAGAAGAACAACTTATTGCGCGTCTTGAATTTTTGTATTCAGAGGATGAAGTGGCGGAAATTTGTGGACGATGGAGAGCATGGGCCTCGGAGGGGCTGACCGATCTACTACGTGAAGATAAACAGAGATATCTTATTCGAATGCACGATATTAGTGAGTTTATGAAACAGGTGAAACAGCGATTTTCCTGCTGGTATAATCGACAAAATGAGCGGTATGGGACGTTGTGGGACCGTCGATTTAAGAGTGTTTTGGTAGAGGATGGCGCAGCGTTGCGAACTATGGCGGCATATATTGAAATGAATCCGGTACGGGCGGGTCTGGTGGATGATCCCAAGGGATATCGGTTTTGCGGGCTGGGCGAGGCAATGGGCGGCTCCGATGCCGCAAGGCGAGGAATCCGTGTGCTGGCTTCGGGAATTGAATCACTGGATAATTCGGTGAGGGCGAAGGAAAAGATAGATGACTGGGAAAATGCATCAAATGTGTACTGGGAACGAATTTTGATGTACGATGAGCTGAGAAAGAATCCATGTTTTGCAATGCTGGATCGAGACATGATTCCTGATAAACTTAGACGTCGAATGAAAATATCAGATTTTGAACGACTGCAATGTCGTAGCCGGTTCTTCTCTGATGGACAGATATTTGGTTCGCAAGAGTTTGTTGAAGAGCACTTTGTTAACAATAGAGATTGTTTCGGGGAAGACCGAAAGACCGGAGCCCGAAAAATACGGGGGGGATGGAACGGGATTTATACGCTTCGAGATTTGGGTCATTGGTGCTGA
- the hisH gene encoding imidazole glycerol phosphate synthase subunit HisH has product MIGIINYGMGNLGSVENAFRFINEEAEVFSRSEQIASYNALILPGVGAFGDCMANLRQYGFDEAVCDWVKSGKPLLGICLGLQVLFEESEESPGVQGLGLLPGKVARFPADSGHKVPQMGWNQVTVRNNGCPLFDGIPDESFFYFVHSYYVIPTHKEHTAGTTEYGLNYTSVAFNQSLMATQFHPEKSHDKGLQMLRNFCAWARKI; this is encoded by the coding sequence ATGATAGGTATTATAAATTATGGAATGGGCAATTTAGGCAGTGTTGAAAATGCGTTCCGTTTTATTAACGAAGAGGCGGAGGTTTTTTCGCGTTCGGAGCAGATTGCCTCCTATAATGCATTGATTCTTCCAGGTGTCGGAGCTTTTGGTGACTGCATGGCGAATTTGCGGCAGTATGGTTTTGACGAGGCGGTATGCGACTGGGTGAAGTCTGGGAAACCTTTGTTGGGGATATGTCTGGGACTACAGGTTCTCTTCGAAGAAAGTGAAGAGTCGCCTGGTGTGCAGGGATTGGGATTGTTACCCGGCAAAGTGGCTCGCTTCCCTGCTGATTCAGGGCACAAGGTTCCTCAAATGGGATGGAATCAGGTGACCGTCAGGAACAACGGATGCCCTTTATTTGACGGGATTCCCGATGAATCTTTTTTTTATTTTGTGCATAGCTATTATGTCATACCCACGCATAAGGAGCATACCGCAGGAACCACAGAATATGGACTGAACTACACATCGGTCGCCTTCAATCAATCCCTTATGGCCACGCAATTTCACCCCGAAAAAAGCCATGATAAGGGATTGCAGATGCTGCGCAACTTCTGTGCATGGGCCAGAAAGATTTAG
- the hisA gene encoding 1-(5-phosphoribosyl)-5-[(5-phosphoribosylamino)methylideneamino]imidazole-4-carboxamide isomerase, producing the protein MVFPAIDMKGGRCVRLRQGRAEDETVYSNSPLDMALQWEAEGGEFLHLVDLDGAFEARPVHRDIVIAIAQKCRIPVEIGGGLRTEVQIADYLDHGVRRVIIGTRACDEPEELKRLAETFGDKLAVGIDARDGFVQVKGWTETTRIRAVDLARSMEAAGVKTIIYTDTSRDGMMAGVNLDGMASMCDAVSCEIVASGGVTTLEDVKALKALDRPNLAGVIVGKALYEGTVTMESLLCI; encoded by the coding sequence ATGGTTTTTCCCGCTATCGATATGAAGGGCGGACGATGTGTCCGACTACGTCAGGGACGGGCGGAGGATGAAACGGTTTACTCTAATTCGCCACTGGATATGGCGTTGCAGTGGGAAGCGGAAGGCGGAGAATTCCTGCATTTGGTAGATCTTGACGGGGCCTTTGAAGCACGTCCGGTGCATCGCGACATCGTGATCGCGATCGCACAGAAGTGTCGTATTCCGGTCGAAATTGGCGGAGGTCTACGAACAGAAGTGCAGATTGCTGACTATCTGGATCATGGTGTACGGCGCGTTATTATAGGAACGCGGGCCTGTGATGAACCGGAGGAACTAAAACGACTTGCTGAAACATTCGGCGACAAGCTGGCGGTGGGCATTGATGCACGCGACGGGTTTGTGCAGGTTAAGGGCTGGACAGAGACAACCAGGATCAGGGCGGTGGATCTGGCGCGGTCGATGGAAGCGGCGGGTGTAAAAACGATTATTTATACCGATACATCACGAGATGGCATGATGGCTGGAGTGAATCTGGATGGAATGGCGTCGATGTGTGATGCCGTTTCCTGTGAAATTGTTGCCTCCGGCGGAGTAACAACACTGGAGGATGTGAAAGCACTGAAGGCGTTGGATCGCCCCAATCTGGCTGGTGTCATTGTGGGTAAAGCACTATACGAAGGAACGGTAACAATGGAGTCACTCTTATGCATATGA
- a CDS encoding insulinase family protein, producing the protein MHMNVKKSVLDNGIRVLTHKLPFGSISMGIWVGVGGRYEEEAISGASHFIEHLLFKGTTTRSALEISEAIEGRGGRFNAFTQEDATCYYARIDSKRQEHVVDILTDMYMNPRFDKDDIEKERGVIIEEIMMYRDDPQHVVFEKLEEMMWSGHALGRSLTGTPKIIKNMSREDIIQFKEKNYVTGNTLIVVTGDVDHETLVTRLQERLGNLPEHPAVTFTDVDGSVPQQKASIIHKEIEQSNLAMGFRIFSRHDERRYPLWLLNIIMGGNMSSRLFQEVREKHGLAYSISSSYSLHQDTGALYVSAGLDRKRGLKGLEVILQEIRKFKDAPVTEKELRMAKDYAAGSLMLGLENSTSQMMWIGQAELFWNAARQPDDIIALIEKITADQIQRLANEILTSENISISMVIPKKCKEKESQLIELMQTL; encoded by the coding sequence ATGCATATGAACGTAAAAAAATCAGTGCTGGACAACGGCATTCGGGTATTAACCCACAAATTACCCTTTGGCAGCATATCCATGGGCATCTGGGTCGGTGTGGGCGGACGCTATGAAGAGGAAGCCATCAGCGGAGCGAGTCATTTCATTGAACATTTACTGTTCAAAGGCACGACCACCCGTTCGGCGCTGGAGATTTCCGAAGCGATCGAAGGGCGCGGCGGACGTTTCAATGCGTTCACTCAGGAAGATGCCACCTGTTACTATGCCCGGATCGACTCCAAACGGCAGGAACATGTGGTAGACATCCTGACAGATATGTACATGAATCCGCGTTTTGATAAGGACGATATCGAAAAAGAACGCGGTGTCATCATTGAAGAAATCATGATGTATCGCGATGATCCTCAGCATGTTGTATTTGAGAAACTCGAAGAAATGATGTGGAGCGGCCATGCGCTGGGACGCAGCCTGACGGGTACACCGAAAATCATCAAGAACATGTCGAGGGAAGACATTATACAATTTAAAGAAAAAAATTACGTCACGGGAAACACACTCATTGTCGTCACCGGCGATGTAGATCATGAAACGCTCGTCACCAGATTGCAAGAAAGACTGGGCAACCTGCCCGAGCACCCTGCAGTCACATTTACCGACGTAGATGGATCCGTGCCGCAGCAAAAGGCATCCATCATTCATAAAGAAATCGAACAGTCGAATCTGGCCATGGGGTTCCGCATCTTTTCGCGCCATGACGAGCGACGTTATCCATTATGGCTGCTGAATATTATCATGGGCGGCAACATGAGTTCACGGCTGTTTCAGGAGGTACGTGAAAAACACGGATTGGCCTACAGCATCAGCAGCTCCTATTCATTGCATCAGGACACGGGTGCTCTGTATGTATCTGCGGGGCTGGATCGCAAACGCGGGCTGAAGGGGCTCGAAGTCATTTTGCAGGAAATCCGTAAATTCAAGGACGCTCCCGTAACAGAAAAAGAACTGCGCATGGCGAAAGACTATGCCGCCGGGTCATTGATGCTGGGACTGGAAAACTCGACGTCTCAAATGATGTGGATCGGTCAGGCAGAATTATTCTGGAATGCAGCACGTCAACCCGACGACATCATTGCACTGATCGAAAAAATCACAGCTGATCAAATTCAACGCCTAGCCAATGAGATACTTACATCAGAGAATATAAGCATTTCCATGGTTATTCCCAAAAAATGCAAAGAAAAAGAATCGCAATTGATCGAACTGATGCAAACACTTTAA
- a CDS encoding phosphoglucosamine mutase: MGRLFGTDGVRGVANRHPMTAEMALAIGRATAYVCKKHSKRDRPCILIGKDTRISGYMLENALTAGICSMGVDVFLVGPIPTPGIAFLTHNMRADAGLVISASHNPYQDNGIKIFSRTGYKLPDSEEDEIEELITSGKLQDVCPTAEVIGKAKRIDDAVGRYIVFCKSSFPDDLSIDGMNIVLDCANGATYKVAPIIFSELGAKVSTLHCSPNGLNINDKCGSQHTESLRRAVLESKADIGFAFDGDGDRLIAVDEKGQEISGDHIIAICADMYKKRGLLAQNQVVTTVMSNYGFCDAMRELDIELEQANVGDRYVLEMMKQKGAVLGGEQSGHMIFLDHHTTGDGIIAALQLLAAIKVSDKKLSELAEIMHVYPQKLVNIDVAEKPPLDEIPGLAEAIRQAETRLEGSGRVLVRYSGTQNMCRVMVEAKDEQTTNAECDALVDLVRRQIGC; this comes from the coding sequence ATGGGACGATTATTTGGAACGGATGGCGTCAGAGGTGTGGCCAACCGCCACCCGATGACTGCGGAAATGGCACTGGCTATCGGACGGGCGACGGCCTATGTATGTAAAAAGCACTCAAAGCGGGATCGTCCCTGTATTCTCATAGGCAAAGATACTCGGATCAGTGGGTATATGTTAGAGAATGCGCTAACAGCAGGCATTTGTTCCATGGGCGTGGACGTCTTTCTCGTTGGCCCCATTCCGACGCCGGGGATTGCCTTTTTAACGCATAATATGCGTGCCGATGCGGGTTTAGTTATTTCAGCCTCCCATAATCCCTATCAGGACAACGGCATAAAAATATTTTCCCGTACAGGGTATAAACTTCCTGATTCTGAAGAAGATGAAATTGAAGAGCTGATCACATCCGGCAAACTTCAGGATGTGTGTCCGACGGCCGAAGTGATCGGCAAAGCCAAACGCATTGACGATGCTGTGGGACGTTATATTGTATTCTGCAAGTCGTCGTTTCCCGATGATCTCAGTATTGATGGAATGAACATCGTCCTTGATTGCGCCAACGGGGCGACCTATAAAGTGGCTCCTATTATTTTTTCAGAACTCGGCGCAAAGGTTTCAACATTGCACTGCTCGCCTAATGGATTGAATATCAATGACAAGTGCGGTTCTCAACATACAGAAAGCCTTCGTCGCGCGGTATTGGAATCCAAGGCCGATATCGGGTTTGCCTTTGACGGTGATGGAGACCGCCTCATTGCCGTAGACGAAAAAGGACAGGAAATTTCCGGTGACCATATCATCGCGATCTGCGCAGATATGTACAAGAAACGCGGTCTGCTCGCCCAGAATCAAGTCGTAACCACCGTCATGAGTAACTACGGGTTCTGTGATGCCATGCGCGAACTGGATATCGAACTGGAACAGGCCAATGTGGGCGATCGGTATGTGTTGGAAATGATGAAGCAAAAAGGGGCCGTACTGGGAGGCGAACAATCTGGTCACATGATCTTCCTTGATCACCACACCACGGGAGACGGAATTATTGCGGCACTGCAACTGCTGGCCGCCATTAAAGTCAGCGACAAAAAATTATCTGAGCTGGCAGAGATCATGCATGTTTATCCGCAGAAACTGGTAAACATTGATGTCGCAGAAAAACCGCCGCTGGACGAGATTCCTGGTTTAGCGGAAGCCATCAGGCAGGCCGAAACACGCCTGGAAGGATCGGGGCGGGTCTTGGTGCGCTACTCAGGAACGCAAAATATGTGCCGCGTCATGGTCGAGGCGAAAGACGAGCAGACCACGAATGCGGAATGCGATGCTTTGGTCGACCTCGTACGTCGACAGATTGGCTGCTGA
- a CDS encoding radical SAM protein — MRNAMLWSTSYVDRLAAELTSSRHSDIPPWMDAYETCALCPRLCRVHRLQGQKGVCRSTSDVTVASFTAHHGEEPPISGTRGSGTVFFSGCPVQCFFCQNHQISRQEIGTTYSYEDFYHHVTHLMADGVHNINWVTPQHYWPHIRHVVSELKSQGYHTPFVFNTSGYHLPELMREYVEYIDIFLQDFKCMDPSLAKEITGDADYAHFAMAALRIAVEKRGFLRPWDESGQQTAKEGVLVRHLVLPGHADDSCRILHSLYNAFGPSLPLSIMSQYMPTAYCSSHPSNWQRKTSIREYDRVCDCVEKLGFTHVFIQQDGGEEGYMPDFSQEQPFRAQTP, encoded by the coding sequence ATGCGGAATGCGATGCTTTGGTCGACCTCGTACGTCGACAGATTGGCTGCTGAATTGACCTCATCCCGGCACTCCGATATCCCCCCGTGGATGGATGCGTATGAAACGTGTGCGCTGTGCCCGCGATTATGCCGGGTTCATCGTCTACAAGGACAAAAAGGGGTTTGCCGATCCACATCCGACGTAACCGTCGCGTCATTCACGGCACATCATGGCGAAGAACCCCCTATCAGCGGAACACGCGGATCGGGCACCGTGTTTTTCAGCGGCTGCCCCGTACAATGTTTTTTCTGCCAGAATCATCAGATTTCCCGACAGGAAATAGGGACAACCTATTCTTACGAAGACTTTTACCATCACGTGACGCACCTCATGGCTGATGGCGTACATAATATCAACTGGGTGACACCGCAACATTACTGGCCGCATATCCGTCACGTTGTCAGCGAATTAAAAAGTCAAGGTTATCACACACCCTTTGTATTCAATACATCGGGCTATCATTTACCGGAACTGATGCGTGAATATGTGGAGTACATTGACATCTTTCTGCAGGATTTCAAATGCATGGATCCATCACTGGCCAAAGAAATCACCGGTGACGCAGACTATGCGCATTTTGCCATGGCTGCGCTTCGCATAGCGGTTGAAAAACGCGGATTCTTGCGACCATGGGATGAATCGGGACAACAAACAGCAAAAGAAGGCGTGCTGGTACGTCATCTGGTGCTGCCGGGCCACGCCGATGATAGCTGCCGCATACTTCACTCGTTATATAACGCGTTCGGTCCGTCGCTGCCATTATCGATTATGAGTCAGTATATGCCCACGGCTTATTGCTCATCACACCCGTCAAACTGGCAACGAAAAACTAGCATCCGAGAATACGACCGCGTCTGCGATTGTGTCGAAAAACTGGGGTTCACGCACGTGTTTATCCAGCAGGATGGCGGCGAAGAAGGCTATATGCCGGACTTTAGCCAGGAACAACCCTTTAGAGCGCAAACACCGTGA
- a CDS encoding M48 family peptidase: protein MKEPATQHETQPSCVINAPISYVLHREKRKSLRLVVRGGGVLHVHVPGRMSMQKIDESIRNEYAWIERTILTVKSHPDVGETLMAMGKIQLFGTHYPLCWLPLDSGRSKLCWRKGVVSVYAKSETLAQQTLNRWMKARLHRLAAGCIRRIAAASADGIAEPERISVRAMRSRWGSCSATHSISLNTYLLQLPFPLIEYVMAHELSHLTVMNHSKAFYAHLATLLPDWKERKNQLRSYRLR, encoded by the coding sequence GTGAAAGAGCCGGCGACACAGCATGAGACCCAGCCTTCCTGTGTCATAAATGCACCGATTTCCTACGTCCTGCACAGGGAAAAACGAAAAAGTCTACGACTGGTTGTGCGCGGTGGAGGTGTGCTGCATGTGCATGTGCCCGGACGCATGTCGATGCAAAAAATCGATGAATCAATACGCAATGAATACGCGTGGATCGAACGAACCATATTGACCGTAAAATCACACCCTGATGTGGGTGAAACACTGATGGCTATGGGGAAAATTCAACTTTTTGGAACACATTATCCCCTGTGCTGGCTCCCGCTGGATTCGGGACGAAGCAAGCTTTGCTGGCGCAAGGGCGTCGTTTCCGTTTATGCAAAGAGCGAAACACTCGCCCAGCAGACGCTGAATCGCTGGATGAAAGCGCGTCTTCATCGACTTGCGGCGGGGTGCATACGACGTATTGCGGCGGCTTCAGCTGACGGTATCGCAGAACCCGAACGGATATCTGTTCGCGCCATGCGTTCACGCTGGGGCAGCTGTTCTGCGACCCATTCCATTTCACTGAATACCTACCTGCTGCAACTGCCTTTTCCACTTATTGAATATGTCATGGCCCACGAACTGAGTCATTTGACCGTCATGAACCACAGCAAAGCCTTTTACGCGCACCTGGCCACGCTATTACCGGACTGGAAAGAGCGAAAAAACCAACTGCGATCCTATCGACTGCGCTAA
- a CDS encoding response regulator: protein MNILLIEDEPLARWIEKKALEEAGFFVTEAVSCDDAKRLLQSDSYDLLVCDYRLPDGTGLDVLGWLRAKNRHDPAVVLSAEADCLDAVTLAELAVQEVFLKPVDVESFQNRLKELAGSVDGNPSTDLPQEQWIDRYLLISDFNDPTDHNVARVEEALKENAWVVLDISALETMDAAMVQKISRWAERCRLANGRLCLMGASEAVWKPLSEAEMDRQCDLATDRMAVQAMGRRITANCERNALLDAIIRREPLDHQAVETDDGT from the coding sequence ATGAATATTTTATTGATCGAAGACGAACCGCTGGCACGCTGGATAGAGAAAAAGGCTTTGGAAGAAGCCGGATTTTTTGTCACAGAAGCGGTATCGTGTGACGATGCGAAGCGGCTGCTGCAGTCGGATTCCTATGATTTACTGGTATGTGATTACCGTCTTCCCGACGGCACGGGGCTGGATGTGCTTGGTTGGCTGCGTGCAAAAAACCGTCATGATCCGGCGGTGGTTCTCAGTGCAGAGGCGGATTGTCTAGATGCGGTCACGTTGGCGGAACTGGCTGTTCAAGAAGTATTTCTAAAACCGGTGGATGTGGAATCTTTTCAAAACCGGTTGAAAGAGTTGGCGGGTTCCGTCGATGGGAATCCATCGACCGATTTGCCGCAGGAGCAATGGATTGACCGGTATTTGCTGATCTCTGACTTTAATGACCCGACAGATCACAATGTAGCGCGCGTGGAAGAGGCGCTGAAGGAAAATGCGTGGGTTGTTCTGGATATCTCTGCCTTGGAAACCATGGATGCGGCTATGGTTCAGAAAATTTCTCGCTGGGCAGAACGCTGTCGTCTGGCCAATGGACGCCTGTGTCTCATGGGTGCATCAGAGGCGGTGTGGAAGCCGTTGTCAGAAGCCGAAATGGATCGTCAGTGCGATCTGGCAACAGACCGAATGGCAGTTCAGGCCATGGGACGGCGAATTACTGCTAATTGCGAGCGCAATGCGCTGCTTGATGCAATTATTCGCAGGGAACCGCTAGATCATCAGGCGGTAGAGACGGATGATGGCACATGA
- a CDS encoding sigma-54-dependent Fis family transcriptional regulator yields the protein MKELCILVIEDDPLVRKALYDHLRSQGHDIQARDCLAEAADLLTSFEPDLILSDMRLPDGDGLKFIGKQRESFPATEMVVMTAFADVETAVEAIKCGAFDYLPKPFEIEQVDKIVRNVADKLSLSRQVSSLSELQVKQCGDVVQFGEMIGSAGLADIFERAGLIADAQATTALIMGESGTGKGMIARAIHQASPRRNKPFVDINCAAIPEQLIESELFGYEKGAFTDAKNKKIGLFEAAEGGTIFLDEIGDMDLKLQAKILKILEDKEFRRLGGSRSTKVDVRIVAATNRNLKERVEEGLFREDLYYRLSILPIVMPPLRDHKENIEPLSLYFLKQLCGQMGKNVEGFTPAARDALCSYSWPGNVRELRNVVERSLILTRGNIVDTPALGLPGGLSPHALSTPDTGAGAPSADNGISPMSLSECERKLIEVVLKSVGGNKNKAADVLQIHRTTLYKKMAEYGIS from the coding sequence ATGAAAGAGCTGTGTATTTTGGTAATAGAAGATGATCCGCTGGTTCGTAAAGCACTCTATGATCATTTGCGAAGTCAGGGCCACGATATTCAGGCGCGAGACTGTTTGGCAGAGGCCGCAGATTTGTTGACATCTTTTGAGCCGGATTTGATTTTGAGTGATATGCGGCTGCCGGACGGGGACGGGCTGAAATTTATCGGAAAGCAGCGGGAGTCTTTTCCTGCTACTGAAATGGTGGTTATGACGGCTTTTGCTGATGTGGAAACAGCGGTGGAAGCGATTAAGTGCGGTGCTTTTGACTATCTGCCAAAACCGTTTGAAATAGAACAGGTGGATAAAATTGTACGCAATGTCGCTGATAAGCTATCGCTTTCACGGCAGGTTTCGTCGTTGAGTGAACTGCAGGTGAAGCAGTGCGGGGATGTGGTTCAGTTTGGTGAAATGATTGGGTCGGCGGGTCTGGCTGATATTTTTGAAAGAGCCGGATTGATTGCGGATGCGCAGGCGACAACAGCATTGATCATGGGAGAAAGCGGAACGGGAAAAGGGATGATTGCACGGGCGATTCATCAGGCGAGTCCGCGCAGAAATAAGCCGTTTGTTGATATTAACTGTGCAGCGATTCCGGAACAGTTGATCGAAAGTGAGCTGTTTGGTTATGAAAAAGGTGCGTTTACTGATGCCAAAAATAAGAAAATTGGATTATTTGAAGCGGCAGAAGGGGGCACCATCTTTTTGGATGAAATAGGGGATATGGATTTAAAGCTTCAGGCTAAAATTCTTAAAATTTTGGAAGATAAAGAATTCAGACGGCTGGGCGGGTCACGTTCAACCAAGGTTGATGTGCGGATTGTGGCGGCTACCAACCGTAATTTAAAAGAACGGGTGGAAGAGGGGTTGTTCCGCGAAGATTTGTATTACCGGTTGTCGATTCTCCCAATCGTGATGCCGCCGTTGCGTGATCATAAGGAGAATATCGAGCCGCTATCACTATATTTTTTAAAACAGCTGTGTGGCCAAATGGGGAAGAATGTGGAGGGATTTACGCCGGCGGCACGTGATGCGCTCTGCAGTTATTCTTGGCCGGGTAATGTGCGTGAACTGCGCAATGTGGTGGAACGCAGTCTGATTTTAACCCGTGGAAACATTGTGGATACCCCGGCACTGGGGTTGCCGGGAGGGCTCTCGCCGCATGCTCTGAGCACACCGGATACGGGGGCAGGGGCACCGTCTGCTGATAATGGCATTTCGCCAATGAGTTTATCGGAATGTGAAAGGAAACTGATTGAGGTCGTACTAAAAAGTGTGGGAGGCAATAAGAACAAGGCGGCAGATGTGTTGCAGATTCATCGTACCACCTTGTACAAAAAAATGGCCGAATACGGTATCAGTTAG